A section of the Subtercola frigoramans genome encodes:
- a CDS encoding SCO6880 family protein, whose translation MSDSSGVTRYLGGEAGHRSFFGGTRNKTRITLVGSFLLFGLVFTPVLGWPAIVIALVGVGVVFALTAQTHRGSILERRKKRARWRSRSRLGTNRFVPYDVGGWDQLHAAAVQGSKQERAAAGRQIAAMRANPDGADGMGWLQYGPNEPGIAWHHPTGEDPYFSVAFRVSGQLRGVASSGELTRAAQGWGAFLAGRAISSSRVSGVQTLTRVLPPDTARQQQWVAQALDPAATIDEQQSYRDVIFRTSEDAMVQRHYVIVSWPLNADFIDSASKYGDGRDGWRALMRAEIDSIDHGLEEAHMGAVAPLTARQTAALMLHQQNPSYPVDAVKRADPLSFGLPSHDEFSAHVVSGVDPSSGDNVEWWHRTAAIRGEALAVAARSQLWMLDLLIGRELGFVRSVSFHLNLVPAADAKAAARRDLTSDRSEAIADAARGLIEDADTRIALTAAGRRHQDLAAGSHHHGVEWIGYVTISAPTRDALAVASRQLAEVCNTGLGVDRLEWQDSYQSAASGTTWPIGRGLKTSRPTFTTRVYAGLAGRSEKEAIS comes from the coding sequence ATGAGTGACAGTTCAGGGGTCACCCGCTATCTCGGCGGTGAGGCCGGTCACCGCTCCTTCTTCGGGGGAACCCGGAACAAGACACGCATCACCCTCGTCGGATCGTTCCTTCTTTTCGGTCTGGTCTTCACTCCCGTTCTCGGATGGCCGGCGATCGTCATCGCACTTGTGGGGGTCGGCGTGGTGTTCGCGTTGACGGCACAGACCCATCGCGGGTCCATTCTCGAGCGGAGGAAGAAGAGGGCTAGGTGGCGGTCGCGGAGCCGGCTCGGTACCAACCGGTTCGTTCCCTACGACGTCGGCGGGTGGGACCAACTCCACGCCGCCGCTGTGCAGGGCAGTAAACAGGAACGCGCCGCAGCCGGACGGCAGATCGCGGCGATGCGGGCGAACCCTGACGGAGCCGACGGGATGGGCTGGCTGCAGTACGGCCCGAACGAACCCGGCATCGCCTGGCACCACCCCACAGGCGAAGACCCCTACTTCTCTGTCGCGTTCCGCGTCTCCGGGCAACTTCGTGGCGTCGCCTCGTCCGGGGAACTCACCCGCGCAGCTCAAGGTTGGGGTGCATTTCTTGCTGGCCGGGCGATCTCCTCCTCCCGGGTCAGCGGCGTGCAAACCCTCACCCGAGTGTTACCGCCCGACACCGCGCGGCAGCAGCAATGGGTCGCGCAGGCGTTGGACCCGGCCGCGACCATCGACGAGCAGCAGTCCTACCGGGATGTGATCTTCCGCACCAGCGAGGACGCGATGGTGCAACGCCATTACGTGATCGTTTCGTGGCCTCTGAACGCGGACTTCATCGACAGCGCTTCCAAGTATGGTGACGGCCGGGACGGGTGGCGGGCCCTCATGCGCGCCGAGATCGACAGCATCGACCACGGCCTCGAGGAAGCCCACATGGGTGCTGTTGCACCCCTCACGGCACGGCAGACAGCGGCGCTGATGCTGCACCAGCAAAACCCCTCCTACCCTGTCGATGCCGTCAAACGCGCCGACCCGCTCAGTTTCGGTTTGCCGTCGCACGACGAGTTCTCCGCTCATGTCGTCTCGGGGGTCGACCCGAGCTCGGGAGACAACGTGGAGTGGTGGCATCGCACGGCGGCGATCAGAGGCGAGGCTCTCGCGGTCGCTGCACGGTCGCAACTGTGGATGCTTGACCTGCTCATCGGCCGCGAACTCGGCTTCGTCCGCTCTGTCTCCTTCCACCTGAACCTGGTCCCTGCGGCTGATGCGAAAGCTGCCGCTCGCCGCGACCTCACATCCGACCGGTCAGAAGCGATCGCCGACGCGGCACGTGGCCTCATTGAGGACGCGGACACCAGGATCGCTCTGACCGCAGCGGGAAGACGCCACCAAGACCTTGCTGCTGGTTCACACCATCACGGCGTCGAATGGATCGGCTACGTCACCATCTCCGCACCCACCCGCGACGCACTCGCCGTCGCCTCCCGCCAGCTCGCAGAAGTCTGTAACACCGGCCTCGGCGTGGACCGGCTGGAGTGGCAAGACTCCTATCAATCCGCCGCATCCGGAACGACCTGGCCCATCGGCAGGGGCCTCAAGACCAGCAGACCGACGTTCACGACCCGGGTGTACGCGGGCCTCGCCGGTCGATCGGAAAAGGAAGCCATCTCATGA
- a CDS encoding ATP/GTP-binding protein — MTTEILPAETAAERPQKKHTRLAKIPGLRIFVSPEDPTPTPDAADDRRDVDAPPWTLPGSPLRASTRAAKTGWYAPSAQGAPSTTRQAEILNTAVIGPPTGTRGIVNGRDTLSRTLIAHDAATAYNSEPREITSPNVLVFGTVGSGKSSFVKTTQVIRPLLLDRRRAVVFDKKDEGGEGEYAALTRRRNGAALFRFSTDDSGTRLNIMDPMITRGSGLQGQTLLLNAVARIARNDTPSTEWEKKAIRDALELTFTQFDDTRVPTPVDLLPNLGRIKDATDLSDKAKDRLHIAGLSIKYALEDLLREYGGLLDGETSKHVDLASKLTTFDISQLPDDGPAVPVVMAIGNMWLMGRLRNERGYVTNVIYEEGWHMIGGPSAHLIKSNQKLSRSLGISNVFVMHKGTDIPADSPGYTVIQEAQTVYVFNQARTEDANWAVNTFGLAPETATTLMNLRPGHCVFKYGSNPETHMQHVRSPWETEVTNTDSALAAAATR, encoded by the coding sequence ATGACCACCGAAATCCTCCCAGCCGAGACAGCCGCCGAGCGTCCTCAGAAGAAGCACACCCGGCTTGCCAAGATCCCAGGCCTGCGGATCTTCGTCTCGCCAGAAGACCCCACCCCAACCCCAGACGCGGCGGACGACCGGCGAGATGTCGACGCACCACCATGGACTCTCCCAGGGTCACCACTTCGAGCCTCCACCCGGGCAGCGAAAACAGGTTGGTACGCGCCCTCCGCACAGGGTGCACCGTCAACGACCCGGCAAGCCGAAATACTGAACACTGCCGTAATCGGGCCTCCCACCGGAACTCGCGGCATCGTCAACGGCCGAGACACCCTCTCCCGAACCCTCATCGCCCATGACGCCGCCACCGCGTACAACTCGGAACCTCGCGAGATCACGTCCCCGAACGTTCTCGTCTTCGGCACCGTCGGCTCCGGCAAATCCTCGTTCGTCAAAACAACCCAGGTCATCCGGCCGCTGCTGCTCGATCGGCGGCGAGCGGTCGTGTTCGACAAGAAAGATGAAGGCGGCGAAGGGGAATACGCTGCCCTCACCCGCCGCCGCAACGGCGCAGCACTGTTCCGGTTCAGCACCGACGACAGCGGAACACGACTGAACATCATGGACCCGATGATCACCCGCGGCTCCGGCCTGCAAGGCCAAACCCTGCTCCTGAACGCGGTCGCACGCATCGCTAGAAACGACACCCCATCCACCGAGTGGGAGAAGAAAGCGATCCGCGACGCCCTCGAACTCACCTTCACCCAATTCGACGACACCCGCGTACCAACCCCGGTGGATCTGCTACCTAATCTCGGCCGGATCAAAGACGCCACCGACCTCTCCGACAAAGCAAAAGACCGCCTGCACATCGCAGGGCTCTCGATCAAATACGCGCTCGAAGACTTGCTCCGCGAGTACGGCGGCCTGCTCGACGGCGAAACCAGCAAACACGTCGACCTCGCCTCCAAACTCACCACCTTCGACATCTCGCAACTCCCCGACGACGGACCCGCCGTCCCGGTCGTGATGGCCATCGGGAACATGTGGCTCATGGGCAGACTCCGCAACGAACGCGGCTACGTCACCAACGTCATCTACGAAGAGGGCTGGCACATGATCGGCGGACCCTCCGCGCACCTCATCAAGTCCAACCAGAAACTCTCCCGCTCCCTTGGTATCTCGAACGTGTTCGTCATGCACAAAGGCACCGACATCCCAGCCGACTCACCCGGCTACACCGTCATCCAAGAAGCCCAAACCGTGTACGTGTTCAACCAAGCCCGCACCGAAGACGCCAACTGGGCCGTCAACACCTTCGGCCTCGCCCCCGAAACCGCAACCACCCTCATGAACCTCCGCCCCGGGCACTGCGTCTTCAAATACGGCTCCAATCCCGAAACCCACATGCAGCACGTCCGGTCACCCTGGGAAACGGAAGTCACAAACACCGATAGCGCACTCGCCGCCGCAGCCACACGGTGA